Genomic segment of candidate division WOR-3 bacterium:
TATCTTCAAAATTGGTAAATGCCTTTTTAAATTATTCAATCTATCAAGTCCTTTGATTATCTTCTCAAAAGTTCCTTTAACTCCCCTTATCTTATCATGGATATCCCCTATCCCGTCTATTGAGATATCAATCCGATTGACATTGAATTTTTTAATTTCTTCTGCATAATCTTCAAGGAATGTTCCATTGGTTGTAATGTGAAGATAAAGGTTTTTTTTCTTTATGTATTCAATGATTTTTACAATATCTTTATAAACAAATGGTTCGCCACCGGAAATATGAATTCTGGGTCTAAATTTTTTTATCTCATCTATTATTCTTAGCCAATCTTGAATTTCCATCTCCTTTTCCACACGTGCATATTTTTCAAAACACATTTCACATTTTAGATTACATCTAAATGTGGGATAAATATTAATCGTCTCCGGTGCCAGGGAACGAGTTTTAAGAATGTGATAACTAACGTTTGATCTAAATTTATTTAATATAATTTTCGGCGCAACTTCAGGATTTAAAATTGCCGTCCGAAATTTCTGTGATAATCTTGCCATTTTAAAATTGGCTCAACGCCCAGGCCGCAGTTTCGCGTAAAATCCCGTTGCCGGAATTTGTGAATTTTTTTATTAAATCAATCGTTTTTTTATCCTTAATATTACCGAGTGCAATAAGGGCATTTCTTTTTATTGCCTCAAAATTTATCCAGCGCGCACTTATCTGATTATCTTTATATTTATTCCGGTAGGTCTT
This window contains:
- a CDS encoding radical SAM protein; translation: MARLSQKFRTAILNPEVAPKIILNKFRSNVSYHILKTRSLAPETINIYPTFRCNLKCEMCFEKYARVEKEMEIQDWLRIIDEIKKFRPRIHISGGEPFVYKDIVKIIEYIKKKNLYLHITTNGTFLEDYAEEIKKFNVNRIDISIDGIGDIHDKIRGVKGTFEKIIKGLDRLNNLKRHLPILKINSIINIANPEKMKDIVHIAQEYKINIIQFIYPLYLDEEAILNHKVFLSNKIKKSLNYWCYASHYRPPSGDFFTIQSVISELPKKKLTIEIFPNFNAEQFGAYYKSSKEFDRVYKGRCRAMWNTATILPDGSIESCPDYVFSNIKEKKFLDSWNNQIIKELRKFIIDKRFFSVCRACCFYYQ